From a region of the Candidatus Pelagibacter sp. FZCC0015 genome:
- a CDS encoding quinone-dependent dihydroorotate dehydrogenase, with protein sequence MYSNLRSLIFKIDPERAHFLAIQSLKLNLVSNIFDENKNDPLLKTKLFNQHLDNPIGIAAGFDKNAEVYNPLFKLGFGFVEVGTVTPLKQYGNEKPRVFRLVEDQALINRLGFNNHGSDTILNRIKSNKKLGVLGVNVGPNKDSNDRLNDYLIGLEKFSEVADYITINISSPNTENLRNFHEENKLKELLKSVSEKKKQLKTEIPIAVKISPDINENQIELISEILLENEISAIIISNTSEASRETLQNIQRHQKGGLSGKPIEKKSNLLISKFYNLIKGKIKIIGVGGVDTGKAAYEKFLLGADYVQLYTGMVFQGPNIAGMIKKDLKELLIRDGVKNFTEIVGNKTVS encoded by the coding sequence ATGTATTCAAATTTAAGATCTTTAATATTTAAAATAGATCCTGAAAGAGCACATTTTTTAGCAATTCAATCACTCAAACTCAATTTAGTTTCAAATATATTTGATGAAAACAAAAATGATCCCCTTTTAAAAACCAAATTATTTAATCAACATCTTGATAATCCTATCGGTATTGCAGCAGGTTTTGATAAGAATGCAGAGGTATATAACCCTTTATTTAAATTGGGTTTTGGATTTGTTGAAGTAGGTACGGTTACACCATTAAAACAATATGGAAATGAAAAACCAAGAGTATTTAGATTGGTAGAAGATCAAGCATTAATTAATAGATTAGGTTTTAATAACCATGGATCAGATACAATATTAAACAGAATAAAATCTAATAAAAAACTAGGTGTACTAGGTGTAAATGTAGGTCCAAACAAAGATTCTAATGATAGATTGAATGATTATTTAATTGGATTAGAAAAATTTTCTGAAGTTGCGGATTATATTACAATTAATATTTCTTCACCAAATACTGAAAATCTTAGAAATTTTCATGAAGAAAATAAATTGAAAGAGTTATTGAAATCTGTCTCAGAGAAAAAAAAACAATTAAAAACTGAAATTCCTATAGCTGTAAAGATTTCACCAGACATAAATGAAAATCAAATTGAATTAATTTCAGAAATACTTTTAGAAAATGAAATAAGTGCAATAATAATTTCAAACACATCTGAAGCTTCTCGGGAAACACTTCAAAATATACAGAGACATCAAAAAGGTGGTTTATCTGGAAAACCTATTGAAAAAAAATCAAATCTTTTAATAAGTAAATTTTACAATTTAATTAAAGGTAAAATTAAAATAATTGGAGTAGGTGGTGTTGACACTGGTAAAGCAGCTTATGAAAAGTTTTTATTAGGAGCAGATTATGTTCAGTTGTATACCGGCATGGTATTTCAAGGACCCAATATTGCTGGGATGATTAAAAAGGACCTAAAAGAATTACTAATAAGAGATGGTGTCAAAAATTTCACAGAAATTGTTGGAAATAAAACTGTTTCTTAA
- the rpmB gene encoding 50S ribosomal protein L28: MSKKCELTGKIPMKGHNVSHANNKTKRRFLPNLKKVKFTSELTGRSLKLTVSNSGVRSVDKKGSFDEFLKTVKNKNLSPRLKKLKKVVLIKSPFKKKPVAKSA; encoded by the coding sequence ATGTCAAAAAAATGTGAACTTACCGGTAAAATTCCTATGAAAGGTCATAATGTTAGTCACGCTAACAACAAGACTAAAAGAAGATTTTTACCTAATCTTAAAAAAGTAAAATTTACAAGTGAGCTTACTGGAAGAAGTTTAAAACTTACTGTAAGCAATTCAGGTGTAAGGTCAGTTGACAAAAAAGGTAGTTTTGATGAATTTTTAAAAACTGTAAAAAATAAAAATTTATCTCCAAGATTAAAAAAGTTAAAAAAAGTAGTTTTAATTAAATCCCCTTTTAAAAAGAAACCTGTAGCTAAATCAGCTTAA
- a CDS encoding queuosine precursor transporter, with amino-acid sequence MNKLFITLSIMMGVVVLSSNYLVQFPINYFGLNEILTYGAFSYPIAFLITDLANRSYGKLLARQIVYLGFLIGIIFTLIFSTDFADLISVRIAIGSGVAFITAQLLDIQIFDRLRKKEWFVAPLTSSLIGSTVDTFLFFSISFYATGVPWVTLSLGDLAVKILVAIIMLIPFRMLLKIIKPIKV; translated from the coding sequence ATGAACAAATTATTTATCACCCTGTCTATAATGATGGGGGTTGTTGTGTTATCTTCTAATTATTTAGTTCAGTTTCCAATAAACTATTTTGGATTAAATGAGATTCTAACTTACGGAGCTTTTAGTTACCCAATAGCTTTTTTAATAACAGATTTAGCGAATAGATCGTATGGAAAATTATTAGCAAGACAAATTGTATATTTGGGCTTTTTAATAGGAATTATATTTACATTGATATTCTCAACTGATTTTGCAGATTTAATCTCTGTTAGAATTGCAATTGGATCAGGGGTTGCTTTTATCACCGCCCAATTATTAGACATTCAAATTTTTGATCGATTAAGAAAAAAAGAGTGGTTTGTTGCACCACTTACTTCATCTTTGATTGGATCAACAGTCGACACATTTTTATTTTTCTCAATATCATTTTATGCAACAGGAGTACCTTGGGTTACTTTATCTCTTGGAGATTTAGCAGTAAAAATTTTAGTTGCTATAATAATGTTGATACCATTCAGAATGTTATTAAAAATTATTAAACCAATTAAAGTTTAA
- the speB gene encoding agmatinase: MKYLSNKNGFLGIDNKFSFKEKAVIVPFGLEKTVSYGGGTRNGPKEIIKASHQVELYDEELNCEPYKKIGIKTLKPFKIDKNIQKALNKISKINKEILDKKLFPMTLGGEHSITPGCIVPFTKKYKNICLLHFDAHADLRQSYNGEKFSHASAIRRCLDYKNVSLISFGIRNISESEIPFLKKNSSRINIFWAKDKKKWNLSKFKKLIKNKTVYLTFDVDGLDSSIMPATGTPEPGGLLWDETLDIIRIAAKNSKIVGADINELSPIKGFNSYNFLVAKLAYKILSYKFLY, from the coding sequence TTGAAATATCTCTCAAATAAAAACGGATTTTTAGGAATTGATAATAAATTTAGCTTTAAAGAAAAAGCTGTAATTGTTCCATTTGGTTTAGAAAAGACTGTTAGTTATGGGGGAGGAACAAGAAATGGGCCTAAAGAAATTATAAAAGCATCTCATCAAGTTGAGCTATATGATGAAGAACTTAACTGCGAACCTTATAAAAAAATAGGTATTAAAACTTTAAAACCATTTAAAATTGATAAAAATATCCAAAAAGCTCTGAATAAAATCTCAAAGATTAATAAAGAGATTTTAGATAAAAAGCTTTTCCCAATGACTTTGGGTGGAGAGCATTCAATAACCCCTGGATGTATTGTTCCTTTTACAAAAAAATATAAAAATATTTGTCTCTTGCATTTTGATGCTCATGCTGATTTACGTCAAAGCTATAATGGTGAAAAATTTTCACATGCCTCAGCAATTAGAAGGTGTCTGGATTATAAAAATGTTTCTTTAATTTCGTTTGGCATAAGAAACATCTCTGAAAGTGAAATCCCATTTTTAAAAAAGAATTCTTCAAGAATAAATATTTTTTGGGCAAAAGATAAAAAAAAATGGAATTTGTCTAAATTTAAAAAACTAATTAAAAACAAAACTGTTTATCTTACATTTGATGTAGACGGACTTGATTCAAGCATTATGCCTGCAACTGGTACACCTGAACCAGGAGGACTTTTGTGGGATGAAACATTGGATATAATAAGAATTGCAGCTAAAAACTCGAAAATTGTTGGTGCAGATATTAATGAACTATCTCCGATTAAAGGATTTAATTCTTATAATTTTCTTGTTGCAAAATTAGCTTATAAGATTTTGTCTTATAAATTTTTATATTAA
- a CDS encoding 1,9-bis(guanidino)-5-aza-nonane synthase — protein sequence MSGQKNPGHNSKRDFLKNPVEHIDITSFDSRKIISSMEKMSFVSRETANAANIYNEMLKDKDCTIFLTLAGSTSAAGCMNIYKDLVKYNMVDAIVATGASIVDMDFFEALGFKHYQGSQFQDDTELRNNYIDRIYDTYIDEEELQMCDKIICEIANNLKVRSYTSREFIYEMGKYLKNNSKKKDSLIETAFDNNVPIFCPAFTDSSAGFGLVMHQEQNPKKHMTIDSVREFRELTEIKIKSKGSGLFMIGGGVPKNFIQDTVICAELLGKDVDMHKYAVQITVADSRDGACSSSTLKEASSWGKVDITKEQMVFAEATSVLPLIASDAYHKGEWKNRTRKNFTKIFE from the coding sequence ATGTCAGGTCAAAAAAATCCAGGTCATAACAGCAAAAGAGATTTCTTAAAAAATCCTGTTGAACATATCGATATAACTTCTTTTGATAGTAGAAAAATTATATCCTCAATGGAAAAAATGTCATTTGTTTCTAGAGAAACAGCAAATGCCGCTAACATTTACAACGAGATGCTTAAAGATAAAGATTGTACAATTTTCCTCACATTAGCAGGTTCTACTTCGGCAGCTGGATGTATGAATATTTATAAAGATTTAGTTAAATATAATATGGTAGATGCAATTGTTGCAACTGGCGCATCAATAGTAGATATGGATTTTTTTGAAGCTCTTGGTTTTAAACATTATCAAGGTTCACAATTTCAAGATGATACTGAGCTTAGAAATAACTATATTGATAGAATTTACGATACCTACATAGATGAAGAAGAGCTTCAAATGTGTGATAAAATCATATGTGAAATCGCAAATAACTTAAAAGTGAGAAGCTATACTTCAAGAGAGTTCATTTATGAAATGGGAAAATATTTAAAAAATAACTCAAAAAAAAAAGACTCTTTAATTGAAACCGCTTTTGACAATAATGTTCCTATCTTCTGCCCTGCTTTTACCGACTCAAGCGCAGGATTTGGGTTGGTTATGCATCAAGAGCAAAATCCAAAAAAGCATATGACAATAGACTCGGTTAGAGAATTTAGAGAACTGACTGAAATTAAAATCAAATCTAAAGGTTCTGGATTATTTATGATTGGTGGTGGTGTGCCTAAAAACTTTATTCAAGATACTGTTATTTGTGCTGAACTATTAGGAAAAGATGTAGACATGCATAAGTATGCTGTTCAAATTACTGTTGCTGATAGTAGAGACGGTGCTTGTAGTAGCTCCACATTAAAAGAAGCAAGTTCGTGGGGAAAAGTAGATATTACGAAAGAACAGATGGTGTTTGCAGAAGCAACTAGTGTTTTGCCATTAATTGCTAGTGATGCTTATCATAAAGGTGAGTGGAAAAATAGAACAAGAAAAAACTTTACAAAAATTTTTGAATAA
- a CDS encoding type III PLP-dependent enzyme, which produces MQKFKSVEELVNQLKPEKPVYCIRKNSIKSAVKFFLNEFPGKILYAVKTNPHPEVIKTIIESGVEQFDVASIEEIKNIRTFSNTAKCSYMHTVKSRESIKEAYFNYGVKTFSLDTKDELIKIIESTNNAKDLELFVRVAVSNEHAEIDLSKKFGALTSEAIGLLRLVKQHAKKIGLSFHVGSQCMHPISYSKGISEIGNIIKKTKIFPDYINVGGGFPTIYPDLIPQSLDSYFNEINKSLENLKLEKLPEIICEPGRAIVAESGSTVVRVNLRKKQKLYINDGTYGTLFDAGTPNIVFPSRMIKENSNKIISKKLTAFDFFGPTCDSMDYMKGPFLLPNNIKENDYIELGQLGAYGLTFRTEFNGYYSNEIYEVEDNPIMTMYDKDINKANMVA; this is translated from the coding sequence ATGCAAAAATTTAAATCAGTTGAGGAATTAGTAAATCAGCTGAAACCTGAAAAACCAGTTTACTGTATTAGAAAGAATTCCATTAAATCTGCTGTTAAATTTTTCCTAAACGAATTTCCAGGTAAAATTTTATATGCAGTTAAAACTAATCCACACCCTGAGGTGATCAAAACAATTATAGAAAGTGGAGTTGAGCAATTTGATGTTGCTTCAATTGAGGAAATTAAAAATATTAGAACTTTTAGTAATACAGCAAAATGCTCTTATATGCATACTGTTAAAAGTAGAGAAAGTATAAAAGAAGCATATTTTAATTATGGTGTAAAAACTTTTTCATTAGATACTAAAGATGAACTAATTAAAATAATTGAAAGTACAAATAATGCTAAAGATTTAGAGTTATTTGTAAGAGTTGCTGTTTCAAACGAACATGCGGAAATTGATTTATCAAAAAAATTTGGTGCTTTAACATCAGAAGCAATTGGTTTGTTAAGACTTGTAAAACAACATGCCAAAAAGATTGGTTTAAGTTTTCACGTTGGTTCACAATGTATGCATCCAATTTCTTATTCGAAAGGAATTAGTGAAATTGGAAATATAATTAAAAAAACAAAAATTTTTCCAGATTACATTAATGTAGGTGGAGGTTTCCCTACAATCTATCCTGACTTAATTCCACAATCTTTAGATAGTTATTTTAATGAAATAAATAAGAGTTTAGAAAATTTAAAGCTTGAAAAACTTCCTGAAATTATTTGTGAGCCTGGTAGAGCTATTGTTGCAGAAAGTGGTTCAACAGTTGTAAGAGTTAATTTAAGAAAAAAACAAAAGCTTTATATTAATGATGGTACCTATGGTACTCTTTTTGATGCTGGTACACCAAACATTGTATTTCCATCTAGAATGATTAAAGAAAATTCTAATAAAATAATTTCAAAAAAATTAACTGCTTTTGATTTCTTTGGACCTACATGTGATAGCATGGATTATATGAAAGGTCCTTTTTTGCTTCCAAATAATATTAAAGAAAATGATTATATTGAACTTGGTCAACTTGGAGCATATGGATTGACATTTAGAACTGAATTTAATGGTTATTACTCAAATGAAATTTATGAAGTTGAAGATAATCCAATAATGACAATGTATGATAAAGACATTAACAAAGCTAACATGGTAGCTTAA
- a CDS encoding ActR/PrrA/RegA family redox response regulator transcription factor, translating into MKEETKLQNLSDFKNKSLLIVDDDNPFRERLARAMEKKGFEVFQAESVQKGVESVKIKKPGFAVVDLRLADGNGLEVVKEIQSSNTNSRIIMLTGYGNIPTAVAAIKEGAIDYLAKPADAEDVEKALLADPSKKAAPPENPMSADRVKWEHIHRVFELCNRNVSETARRLKMHRRTLQRILSKRSPR; encoded by the coding sequence ATGAAAGAAGAGACAAAACTACAGAATCTTAGCGATTTTAAAAATAAGTCATTATTAATCGTGGATGACGATAATCCTTTCCGTGAGCGTTTAGCAAGAGCGATGGAAAAAAAAGGATTTGAGGTTTTTCAAGCTGAGAGTGTACAAAAGGGAGTTGAATCTGTAAAAATTAAAAAACCAGGTTTTGCTGTTGTAGACTTAAGGCTTGCAGATGGTAATGGACTTGAGGTTGTAAAAGAAATCCAGTCTTCAAATACTAATAGTAGGATCATCATGTTAACTGGTTATGGAAATATTCCAACGGCAGTAGCTGCAATCAAAGAAGGTGCCATTGATTATTTAGCTAAACCTGCTGATGCAGAAGATGTAGAGAAAGCATTATTGGCAGATCCTTCAAAAAAAGCGGCCCCACCAGAAAACCCGATGTCTGCTGATAGAGTTAAGTGGGAACATATACATAGAGTTTTCGAGTTATGTAATAGGAATGTTTCAGAAACAGCCAGAAGGCTTAAAATGCACAGAAGAACTCTTCAAAGAATTCTTTCTAAAAGATCACCTAGATAA
- a CDS encoding biotin transporter BioY, translated as MELTKNLTQAKLFKSLVVIFLGSIALTVSAKIKIPFYPVPMTMQTFVVLFLGISLGHKIALATIGLYLIEGIAGLPVFSNSPEKGVGLIYFTGPTMGYLIGFLTACYLASKIKIDDNFFIVLFKLIIATSTIYILGLIWLGTLIGWDKPIFALGAKPFLLAEIFKIMLLALLTKQVIKIKKFI; from the coding sequence ATGGAATTAACAAAAAATCTCACGCAAGCTAAACTATTTAAATCTCTGGTTGTTATTTTTCTTGGTTCAATAGCACTAACTGTATCTGCAAAGATCAAAATTCCTTTCTATCCAGTTCCTATGACTATGCAAACATTTGTTGTATTATTTTTAGGAATAAGTTTAGGGCATAAAATTGCACTAGCTACAATTGGTCTGTATTTAATTGAAGGAATTGCAGGGCTTCCTGTATTTTCAAATTCTCCTGAAAAAGGTGTTGGATTAATTTACTTTACAGGACCAACTATGGGTTACTTAATTGGTTTTTTAACAGCTTGTTACTTAGCTTCTAAAATAAAGATTGATGATAATTTTTTCATTGTTTTATTTAAGCTAATTATTGCAACTTCAACAATCTATATTTTGGGTCTAATTTGGCTTGGAACATTGATTGGATGGGATAAACCAATTTTTGCTTTAGGTGCAAAACCGTTTCTATTAGCTGAGATTTTTAAGATTATGCTTTTAGCTCTTTTGACTAAACAAGTAATTAAAATTAAAAAATTTATCTAG
- the polA gene encoding DNA polymerase I, with protein sequence MNKIQKTDHFYLIDGSGYIFRAYYALPPLTRKSDGLPTGAVSGFCSMLFKLLEDSKSDNNLQKPTHFAVIFDSARKTFRNEIYSDYKANRSEAPDDLAPQFEYIRKSVLAFNLPSVDLPNYEADDLIATYVDQILKKGAKVTIVSSDKDLMQLYKKGVRIFDPMKNKFITEDDVLKKFGVDASKVIDVQSLAGDSSDNVPGVPGIGVKTAAELINKYGTLENLLKSANEIKQNKRRETLIENKDKALISKKLVTLDHNSPVDRELSEFKLQNIDKDKLYKFLREMEFNRLLSSAISAYGEPELESNKIVTQNLEKQQTINNKNYYLINNLDEIDKWIEEAEEVGEVAVDTETTSLDPHQADLVGISLCSKIGKACYIPVGHKSPKCLKKDIVIKKLRKILEDPSIKKIGQNIKFDFIVLYKCGITLSSMEDTMLMSYVLDAGKNRHNMDTLSEIHLGHKPISFKDMVGTGKKEINFSEVELDKAKDYAAEDADITFRLYKKFIKNLKSEKMINIYEIFEKPLIKILAFMEIEGVEIDSKFLKSLSSKFEKKIQKLEKEIFKISKKEFNIASPKQLGEIIYNDLKIAGLKKTKKGSFATSASVLEDLAFKGHEFPKLILDWRQVSKLKNTYSDALPEHLNPNTKRVHTSFLLAATTTGRLASSDPNLQNIPIKSEDGKDIRKAFTAKKGHLLISADYNQIEMRILADLADVKELKKAFKNKEDIHSLTASQIFNIDIKKVNQDHRRKAKAINFGIIYGISQYGLAKQINVSNYEAEEFLNSYFAKFPEIKVYMDNTIKFCRKSGYVNNIFGRRSHFNGINDKNFNVRNFQERAAINAPIQGSASEVMRLAMMRLDKKLSEEKNSNSKMLLQIHDELIFEIPKKDEKVMIKLIEKEMTSVAQSDYHSFSTPLTVDINVGDNWGMLH encoded by the coding sequence ATGAATAAAATTCAAAAAACAGATCATTTTTATTTGATTGATGGTTCTGGTTATATTTTTAGAGCTTATTATGCTTTGCCTCCATTGACTAGAAAAAGTGATGGACTTCCAACAGGCGCTGTAAGTGGTTTTTGCAGTATGTTATTTAAATTATTAGAGGACTCTAAATCTGATAATAACTTGCAAAAACCAACACATTTTGCAGTAATATTTGACTCAGCAAGAAAAACTTTCAGAAATGAAATTTATAGTGATTACAAAGCTAATAGGTCAGAGGCGCCTGATGATTTGGCCCCTCAATTTGAGTATATAAGAAAATCAGTACTAGCATTCAATTTACCATCTGTGGATCTTCCTAATTATGAAGCAGATGATTTAATAGCCACATATGTTGATCAAATCCTTAAAAAAGGTGCAAAAGTTACAATTGTCTCATCAGATAAAGATTTAATGCAGCTTTACAAAAAAGGGGTTCGAATTTTTGACCCCATGAAAAACAAATTTATAACCGAGGATGATGTCTTAAAAAAATTTGGAGTAGATGCTTCAAAAGTTATTGATGTGCAATCTTTAGCAGGAGATAGTAGTGATAATGTTCCTGGTGTTCCAGGGATAGGTGTTAAGACAGCTGCAGAGCTAATTAACAAATATGGCACTTTAGAAAATTTACTAAAATCTGCTAATGAGATTAAGCAAAATAAAAGAAGAGAAACATTAATAGAGAATAAGGATAAAGCATTAATAAGTAAAAAACTTGTAACACTAGATCATAACTCTCCTGTTGATAGAGAGTTAAGTGAATTTAAATTGCAAAATATAGATAAGGATAAATTATACAAATTTTTAAGAGAAATGGAATTTAACAGATTGTTAAGCTCTGCAATTTCTGCTTATGGAGAACCTGAGCTAGAAAGTAATAAGATTGTAACTCAAAATCTAGAAAAACAACAAACGATAAATAATAAAAATTATTATTTAATTAATAACTTAGACGAAATTGATAAATGGATAGAGGAGGCAGAAGAAGTTGGTGAAGTTGCTGTAGATACGGAAACCACCTCATTAGATCCTCACCAAGCAGATTTAGTGGGTATTTCTCTCTGTTCTAAAATTGGAAAAGCATGTTACATACCGGTTGGTCACAAGTCACCCAAGTGTCTAAAAAAAGATATAGTAATTAAAAAATTAAGAAAAATATTAGAAGATCCTAGTATAAAAAAAATAGGTCAAAATATAAAATTTGATTTTATCGTACTTTATAAGTGTGGAATAACGCTTTCATCAATGGAAGATACAATGCTGATGTCTTATGTCTTAGATGCAGGAAAAAATAGACATAATATGGATACTTTATCAGAAATTCATTTAGGACATAAACCTATTTCTTTTAAAGATATGGTAGGAACAGGCAAGAAAGAAATTAATTTTAGCGAGGTAGAATTAGATAAAGCAAAAGATTACGCTGCTGAAGATGCCGATATTACTTTTAGATTATACAAGAAATTTATCAAAAATTTAAAATCAGAAAAAATGATAAATATCTATGAAATTTTTGAAAAGCCATTAATTAAAATTCTTGCATTTATGGAAATAGAAGGAGTTGAAATTGATAGTAAGTTTTTAAAATCTCTTTCATCTAAATTCGAAAAAAAAATCCAAAAACTTGAAAAAGAAATATTTAAAATTTCTAAAAAAGAGTTCAATATCGCATCCCCAAAGCAATTAGGTGAAATAATTTATAATGACTTGAAAATAGCTGGTTTAAAAAAAACTAAAAAAGGAAGTTTTGCAACAAGTGCAAGTGTTTTAGAGGATTTAGCTTTTAAAGGTCACGAGTTTCCTAAATTAATTTTAGACTGGAGACAAGTTTCAAAATTAAAAAATACTTATTCAGATGCTTTACCAGAACATTTAAACCCAAATACAAAAAGAGTTCATACTTCGTTTTTGCTGGCTGCTACAACGACTGGAAGACTAGCATCTAGTGATCCCAATTTACAAAACATACCAATTAAATCAGAAGATGGAAAAGATATAAGAAAAGCTTTCACTGCAAAAAAAGGGCACCTATTAATTTCTGCAGATTATAATCAAATTGAGATGAGAATTTTAGCAGACCTAGCAGATGTAAAAGAACTGAAAAAAGCTTTTAAAAATAAAGAAGATATTCACTCTTTAACAGCCAGCCAAATATTTAATATTGATATTAAAAAAGTTAATCAAGATCACAGAAGAAAGGCTAAGGCTATTAATTTTGGAATTATTTATGGAATTTCGCAATATGGATTAGCTAAACAAATAAATGTTTCTAATTATGAAGCAGAGGAATTTTTGAATTCATATTTTGCTAAATTTCCAGAAATTAAAGTTTATATGGATAATACAATTAAATTTTGTAGGAAAAGTGGATATGTTAATAATATTTTTGGAAGAAGATCTCATTTTAATGGAATAAATGACAAAAACTTTAATGTCAGAAATTTTCAAGAACGTGCCGCAATTAATGCTCCTATTCAAGGTTCTGCCTCTGAAGTAATGAGATTAGCTATGATGAGATTAGATAAGAAATTATCAGAGGAAAAAAATTCTAATTCAAAAATGCTTTTACAAATTCATGATGAATTAATTTTTGAAATTCCAAAAAAAGACGAAAAAGTAATGATTAAATTAATTGAGAAAGAAATGACCAGTGTAGCTCAGAGTGATTATCATTCTTTTTCAACTCCTTTAACAGTTGATATTAATGTTGGAGATAATTGGGGTATGTTACATTAA
- a CDS encoding response regulator transcription factor, whose amino-acid sequence MQKQTIALIDDDRNILTSLSIALEKEGFKVQTYIDGESALIGLTRMPPDLAVIDIKMPKMDGEELLKKLRKKTSLPVIFLTSKDDEIDELLGLKLGADDFVKKSGGFSIKVLIERIRVQLRKKDSNNILEENKNLISHGRLKLHPSQLECEWNGKPLPDKLTTTEFLIVKELAKRPGIIKERAQLMDIAYREDTDIEDRTIDSHVKRIRKKFKKVDPDFSAIETRYGSGYRWNVS is encoded by the coding sequence ATGCAAAAACAAACAATAGCTTTAATTGATGATGATAGAAATATTTTAACAAGTTTGAGTATCGCATTGGAAAAAGAGGGTTTTAAAGTTCAAACATACATTGATGGTGAAAGTGCATTAATCGGTTTGACCAGAATGCCACCTGATTTAGCAGTCATAGATATAAAGATGCCCAAGATGGATGGAGAAGAATTACTAAAAAAACTTCGAAAAAAAACTTCCTTACCAGTAATTTTTTTAACATCTAAAGATGATGAAATTGATGAGTTGTTAGGTCTAAAGCTGGGTGCGGATGATTTTGTAAAAAAATCAGGAGGTTTTTCCATAAAAGTTCTAATTGAACGAATTAGAGTGCAGTTAAGAAAAAAAGATTCAAATAATATTTTAGAGGAAAATAAAAACCTGATATCTCATGGAAGATTAAAATTACATCCATCACAACTCGAGTGTGAATGGAATGGAAAACCGTTGCCTGATAAATTGACAACAACTGAGTTTTTAATAGTTAAAGAATTAGCAAAGAGACCTGGTATAATTAAAGAAAGAGCTCAGCTTATGGATATAGCTTATCGAGAGGACACAGATATTGAGGATAGAACTATTGATAGTCATGTAAAACGAATTAGAAAAAAATTTAAAAAAGTAGATCCTGATTTTTCAGCTATTGAAACTAGGTATGGTAGTGGATATAGATGGAATGTTAGCTAA